One region of Mycolicibacterium insubricum genomic DNA includes:
- a CDS encoding AMP-binding protein has product MLDRLRALRVLARRGMIEPSRPDRAVHAARAIRRYGAFGGLLAHAAARYAHAPALTDDAGTVSFAELEAGSNALARGLLARGIGEGAVIALLYRNHRGILLALGAANKAGARVVLMNTGFAGPQLADVCRREQVAAVFADDEFTGLLSGLPESLPRLDIDELSRGQTTGPLSAPAKPGGMVLLTSGTTGTPKGAPRNKIDPLQSAQLLDRIPWPANSTYVAAAPLFHATGLATCALGLALGSHVVLTRRFDPETTLRAVAGHRASVLIVVPTMLHRILDLGPDVLGTCETSSLRVLFAAGSALSPDLCRRTAKTFGEVLYNLYGSTEVAAAAIATPAELRAAPGTVGRTPLGCRLDCYDAERRRITEPGKTGTLFVASGLSFAGYTDGNNKEIVDGLLSTGDTGHFDESGLWFVDGRDDEMIVSGGENVFPLEVENLLDGHPDVIDAAVIGVDDVEFGKRLCAFVVAEPGSGLDADAVRAFVRTELARHKVPRDVVFVGELPRNATGKLLKNQLEILMKGTTR; this is encoded by the coding sequence GAGCCGTCACGCCCGGACCGCGCGGTGCATGCGGCTCGGGCGATTCGCCGCTACGGGGCGTTCGGTGGTCTGCTGGCCCACGCCGCGGCCCGCTACGCTCATGCGCCCGCGCTGACCGACGATGCCGGCACGGTGAGCTTCGCCGAACTGGAGGCCGGCTCGAATGCGCTAGCGCGTGGTCTGCTGGCGCGCGGTATCGGCGAAGGAGCGGTGATCGCGCTGCTGTACCGCAACCACCGCGGCATCCTGCTGGCGCTGGGTGCCGCCAACAAGGCCGGGGCCCGGGTGGTCTTGATGAACACCGGATTTGCCGGGCCGCAGCTCGCCGACGTGTGCCGGCGCGAACAGGTCGCGGCGGTGTTCGCCGACGACGAGTTTACCGGGCTGCTCAGCGGGCTGCCGGAGTCGCTGCCGCGGCTGGATATCGACGAGTTGTCCCGCGGGCAGACCACCGGGCCGCTATCGGCGCCGGCCAAGCCGGGCGGCATGGTGCTGCTCACCAGTGGGACCACCGGAACCCCGAAAGGTGCGCCCCGCAACAAGATCGACCCGCTGCAATCCGCTCAGCTGTTGGACCGGATTCCCTGGCCTGCCAACAGCACCTATGTCGCCGCGGCCCCACTGTTCCATGCGACGGGTCTAGCGACCTGCGCGCTGGGGTTGGCGCTGGGCAGCCACGTTGTGCTGACCCGACGCTTCGACCCCGAAACAACCCTGCGGGCCGTCGCCGGGCACCGAGCGAGCGTGCTGATCGTGGTGCCGACCATGCTGCACCGCATTCTGGACCTCGGGCCCGATGTGCTCGGCACCTGCGAGACATCTTCGCTGCGGGTACTTTTCGCGGCCGGCTCAGCGCTGTCTCCGGATTTGTGCCGGCGCACCGCGAAGACGTTCGGCGAGGTGCTGTACAACCTGTATGGATCCACCGAGGTGGCGGCCGCCGCGATCGCGACACCCGCCGAACTGCGCGCCGCCCCGGGTACGGTGGGCCGGACCCCGCTGGGATGCCGGCTGGACTGTTACGACGCCGAGCGCCGCCGGATCACCGAGCCTGGGAAGACCGGAACCCTGTTCGTCGCCAGCGGCCTTTCGTTCGCCGGATACACCGACGGCAACAACAAGGAGATCGTCGACGGACTGTTGTCCACCGGTGACACCGGCCATTTCGACGAATCCGGGCTGTGGTTCGTCGACGGGCGCGACGACGAGATGATCGTCTCCGGCGGTGAGAACGTGTTTCCGCTGGAAGTCGAGAATCTGCTCGATGGGCACCCCGACGTGATCGACGCGGCTGTGATCGGCGTCGACGACGTCGAGTTCGGAAAACGCTTGTGTGCCTTCGTTGTCGCCGAGCCGGGGTCGGGGCTGGACGCGGACGCCGTCCGGGCATTCGTGCGTACCGAGCTCGCGAGGCACAAGGTGCCGCGCGATGTGGTGTTCGTCGGGGAGTTGCCGCGCAATGCCACCGGCAAGCTGTTGAAGAACCAGCTGGAGATACTTATGAAGGGGACCACGCGATGA